A genomic stretch from Anabrus simplex isolate iqAnaSimp1 chromosome 2, ASM4041472v1, whole genome shotgun sequence includes:
- the LOC136864520 gene encoding acyl-CoA-binding protein, which translates to MSLDEKFQKAAEDVKKLAKNPTDEELLEIYALYKQGTVGDVNTARPGMLDFKGKAKWDAWNSKKGMSSDAAKEAYIAKVEQLIQTYGIN; encoded by the exons AAATTCCAAAAGGCAGCAGAAGATGTAAAGAAATTGGCCAAAAACCCCACAGATGAGGAATTGCTCGAAATCTATGCACTATACAAGCAAGGCACAGTTGGTGATGTCAACACAG CAAGACCTGGCATGCTAGACTTCAAAGGGAAGGCCAAGTGGGATGCTTGGAATTCAAAGAAGGGGATGTCGTCCGATGCTGCCAAAGAAGCTTATATTGCAAAAGTAGAGCAACTGATCCAAACTTATGGCATCAATTGA